The following coding sequences are from one Triticum aestivum cultivar Chinese Spring chromosome 5A, IWGSC CS RefSeq v2.1, whole genome shotgun sequence window:
- the LOC123107221 gene encoding uncharacterized protein: protein MAFVAIHARLAVLPPRLSAAASSLRSAPPRTRLPPLRTSTGHIFRSLRCRRRPCRARARAASISITASLDLTEDNVRQAIVDAKAELAQLFDTSVGITGQVDLAELDGPFVKLRLKGKFWHTRATVVARIGNYLKNRIPEILEVEIEDEDQLDDSPAAY from the exons ATGGCCTTCGTCGCCATCCACGCCCGCCTCGCCGTCCTTCCCCCTCgcctcagcgccgccgcctcgtctctCCGCTCCGCCCCTCCCCGCACCCGCCTCCCGCCGCTCAGGACCTCAACCGGACACATCTTCCGCAGCCTGCGGTGCCGGCGCCGGCCGTGTCGCGCTCGCGCTCGCGCCGCCTCCATCTCCATCACCGCGTCGCTCGACCTCACCGAGGACAACGTCCGGCAGGCCATCGTCGACGCCAAAGCCGAG CTGGCCCAGCTGTTCGACACGTCGGTCGGGATAACAG GGCAAGTTGATCTGGCGGAGCTGGACGGGCCGTTCGTGAAGCTCCGGCTGAAGGGCAAGTTCTGGCACACCCGCGCCACCGTCGTCGCGCGGATTGGCAACTACCTCAAGAACCGCATACCG GAAATCTTGGAGGTGGAGATCGAGGATGAGGACCAGCTTGACGACAGCCCAGCGGCTTACTGA
- the LOC123104121 gene encoding probable WRKY transcription factor 2: MAGTSDRGSLMEDWMAMPPTPSPRTLMSSFLNEDFGSGQFSNFFGEHVSNKPHDQSEKRGELVGFREQLPTQSATDTATPQKDFSLQPNSFNANQKSNPQGSLAERRASRAGFSIPKIDTSRVGSSTVIRSPIAIPPGLSPTTLLESPVFLYNAMAQPSPTTGKLFVAPEANSTMPPDSTFSNDVFSFQPHSGPASYSNMEKGYNVCHQNQSLSNIHQQGSSLQSSFTAAKDSADETIVKPKTSDSVFSDNHSSEEQEDDEGDQNEEYSSATNSNPAEDGYNWRKYGQKQVKSSEHPRSYYKCTHPDCPVKKKVERSQDGQITEIVYKSSHNHPLPPPNRRSGIPLSQINDQQVHVLEKPGSHAGLNTASLWENGKSECIQDMQGVEGRPAAGPPVSAYGDTSIMESQDAADVSSTLSNEIDRATQGTISLDCDVGEDETESKRRKLDALAAVTIPTATTTSSIDMVAAASRAVREPRVVVQTTSEVDILDDGYRWRKYGQKVVKGNPNPRSYYKCTHQGCSVRKHVERASHDLKSVITTYEGKHNHEVPAARNSGNAGSGSGSATASAPQANLSHRRQEQAQGSYPQFGGATPFGSFGLPPRGHLGAAGNFHFGMAPPGMSMPPMPAARHPSMMQGYQGLMMQEGQMKAEPDQQSGFAASSAYQQMMGRPPFGPQM, encoded by the exons ATGGCCGGCACCAGCGATCGTGGATCCCTCATGGAGGACTGGATGGCCATGCCACCGACGCCCAGCCCGAGAACGCTCATGTCAAGCTTCTTGAATGAAGACTTCGGCTCTGGTCAATTCTCCAATTTTTTCGGCGAACATGTGAGCAACAAACCCCATGATCAATCAGAGAAGAGAGGAGAGCTTGTGGGCTTCAGGGAGCAACTGCCTACTCAGTCAGCTACAGATACAGCTACACCCCAAAAGGATTTTTCCCTGCAACCAAATTCGTTCAATGCTAATCAGAAATCAAACCCACAGGGATCTCTAGCCGAGCGCAGGGCTTCGAGAGCTGGTTTCAGTATCCCCAAGATTGATACATCTCGTGTGGGTTCATCCACAGTTATTCGATCACCCATAGCAATTCCACCTGGTCTTAGTCCAACTACTCTTCTTGAGTCACCGGTGTTTCTCTACAATGCTATG GCACAGCCTTCTCCAACCACTGGCAAACTGTTTGTTGCTCCAGAGGCTAACTCAACAATGCCACCAGATAGCACGTTCAGTAACGATGTTTTCTCCTTCCAACCCCACTCTGGGCCAGCAAGCTACTCAAATATGGAAAAG GGTTACAATGTTTGCCACCAAAACCAGTCGTTGTCAAATATTCATCAGCAAGGATCCAGTCTTCAGTCAAGCTTTACTGCAGCCAAGGACAGTGCCGACGAAACAATTGTCAAACCGAAGACGTCTGACTCTGTGTTCAGTGATAATCACTCTTCTGAGGAACAGGAAGATGACGAGGGAGACCAAAATGAAGAATACTCTTCTGCCACAAATAGCAACCCAGCTGAAGATGGATATAACTGGAGAAAATATGGACAGAAGCAAGTGAAGAGCAGTGAGCATCCAAGGAGCTATTACAAGTGCACACACCCAGATTGCCCTGTCAAGAAAAAGGTGGAACGCTCTCAAGATGGTCAGATAACAGAGATAGTCTACAAGAGTTCTCACAATCACCCTTTGCCGCCTCCAAACCGCCGCTCAGGTATCCCTTTGTCGCAAATCAATGATCAACAAGTCCATGTTCTAGAGAAACCTGGTTCGCACGCAGGGCTCAACACTGCATCTTTGTGGGAAAATGGTAAAAGTGAGTGCATTCAAGATATGCAAGGTGTCGAGGGAAGACCAGCTGCTGGCCCTCCTGTATCTGCATATGGTGATACATCTATCATGGAGTCCCAAGATGCAGCTGATGTCTCGTCAACGCTGTCCAATGAGATTGATAGAGCAACACAAGGCACCATTTCTTTAGACTGTGATGTAGGTGAAGATGAGACTGAATCCAAAAGAAG GAAACTGGATGCTTTAGCTGCTGTTACCATTCCTACTGCGACCACCACAAGTTCAATTGACATGGTGGCTGCAGCATCAAGAGCTGTCCGGGAGCCTCGCGTTGTCGTTCAGACAACAAGTGAGGTTGACATCCTTGACGATGGTTATCGCTGGCGCAAGTATGGTCAGAAGGTTGTTAAAGGAAACCCAAATCCAAG GAGCTACTACAAATGCACGCACCAGGGCTGTTCAGTGCGCAAGCATGTGGAGAGAGCTTCACACGATCTGAAATCCGTGATCACGACATACGAGGGAAAGCACAACCATGAAGTTCCAGCAGCCAGAAATAGCGGGAACGCGGGCTCCGGTTCCGGCAGTGCCACAGCATCCGCGCCGCAGGCTAATCTCTCGCATCGCAGGCAAGAACAAGCGCAAGGCAGCTATCCTCAGTTTGGTGGCGCGACTCCCTTTGGTTCCTTCGGCCTCCCGCCGAGAGGCCATCTGGGGGCGGCAGGCAACTTCCACTTCGGGATGGCCCCTCCAGGCATGTCGATGCCGCCGATGCCCGCCGCTCGTCACCCGTCAATGATGCAGGGCTACCAGGGACTCATGATGCAGGAAGGGCAGATGAAGGCGGAGCCAGACCAGCAGTCCGGGTTTGCGGCGTCATCGGCTTACCAACAGATGATGGGCAGGCCCCCCTTTGGTCCCCAGATGTAA
- the LOC123104120 gene encoding uncharacterized protein, producing the protein MEGGEQKVASFPDAPEPKDSIPAAAKSLTIRTTANAGGSDWLSPVSPYLGSPSPPSSAFVSALQSPYISPRIAEPPPHREARASRTPALPSPVSRGGAGGFRSEDTDAPTSASRTPPSERGYDSRSQGADPRRRSSDGGGSAPRVSFSFPVPRVSLTRGAVASPMSNGKLRSCDVYVGFHGQGGPLARFCRWLKAELELQGIASFTADRARYSGAHSHEVADRIICSAAFGIVVVTTSGFLNPFVLEEIRFFAQKRNLLPILFDTRASDIAGLFDGKPEDKEGMEAFEGLMRCHELKLETDESSWRRCVSTAVTVLQSKLGRGTIAEKESEGTEGLPFPRNRHFIGREKELAEIEGTLFGCTGEVEDAECPGASTMPNCVSSGVSDGGFADEDSDRVRTSSGRFGSLELHKCKRPMSEASVDPAIDLSAAKGIGLLKQRSKLRKSRFRCNSKDHVNGNVVCINGISGIGKTEMALEFAYRYSQRYKMVLWIGGEARYLRQNILNLSGYLGLDISAEAEREHGRIRSFEEQELDAFQRVKRELFRDVPYLLIIDNLESERDWWEGKDLQDFIPRNTGASHVIVTTRLPHCMNLEPIHLPQLSFHDAMVLIKGKKKKDYPPEELEVLKKFDEQLGRVSFGLWLVGSLLSELMIDPGILFEAVERVSLNENMIVLCTGDDNLWQNNLFLIKVLVFCFALMDQVKGGSLALRMITVGSWLAPSPMSSTLLAAMASKLPTKANSIQLLSESLKAALLCGTNCFLQPQARKAEVESAHLLVKLGLARKTTQRPGCWIQFHPIVQLFGKISGSLAPASAAVSGVIRTGNMSIYSDHMWASAFLLFGFKSEPPVVQLKPVDLVLFIKKIALPLAIQAFMAFSRCGSALELLKVCTNVLEDAEKSVASRIQDLKQGSLCWKKKLRADNHVDEFVWHEMALLKATLLETRAKLLVRGGLFDSAEELCRTCVSIRTVMLGHDHAQTLAAQETLAKVVRYRSKI; encoded by the coding sequence ATGGAAGGGGGAGAGCAAAAAGTTGCATCATTTCCTGATGCGCCCGAACCCAAGGACAGCATCCCCGCCGCCGCCAAGTCCCTCACCATCAGGACCACCGCCAATGCCGGCGGCTCCGACTGGCTGAGCCCCGTCTCGCCCTACCTCggctcgccctcgccgccgtcctccgccttCGTCTCCGCGCTGCAGTCGCCCTACATCTCCCCTCGgatcgccgagccgccgccgcatcGAGAAGCCAGGGCCTCCCGGACCCCCGCGCTGCCCTCGCCGGTgtcccgcggcggcgccggagggttCCGGTCGGAGGACACGGACGCGCCGACGAGCGCCTCCCGCACGCCGCCGTCGGAGCGCGGCTACGACTCCCGGTCCCAGGGCGCCGACCCGCGCCGGCGGTCCTCCGATGGCGGGGGGTCCGCGCCGCGGGTGTCCTTCTCCTTCCCCGTGCCGCGCGTCTCGCTCACGCGGGGCGCCGTCGCGTCGCCCATGTCCAACGGCAAGCTCCGGAGCTGCGACGTCTACGTCGGCTTCCACGGCCAGGGGGGCCCCCTCGCCAGGTTTTGCAGGTGGCTCAAGGCGGAGCTCGAGCTGCAGGGGATCGCCTCCTTCACGGCCGACCGGGCCAGGTACTCCGGCGCGCACAGCCACGAGGTCGCAGACCGCATCATCTGTTCGGCGGCCTTCGGCATCGTGGTGGTCACCACGTCTGGCTTCCTCAACCCGTTCGTCCTCGAGGAGATCCGGTTCTTTGCTCAGAAGAGGAACCTGCTGCCCATCCTGTTCGACACCCGGGCGTCGGACATCGCCGGGCTGTTTGACGGCAAGCCTGAAGACAAGGAGGGGATGGAAGCGTTCGAGGGGCTGATGCGGTGCCATGAGCTGAAGCTCGAGACAGATGAGAGCAGCTGGAGGAGGTGTGTGTCGACGGCGGTCACCGTGCTGCAGTCGAAGCTTGGCCGGGGTACGATTGCCGAAAAGGAGAGCGAGGGAACTGAGGGTTTGCCATTTCCGCGCAACAGGCATTTCATTGGAAGGGAGAAAGAGCTTGCTGAGATCGAGGGAACGCTCTTCGGTTGCACCGGGGAAGTCGAAGATGCCGAGTGCCCAGGGGCCAGCACCATGCCTAATTGTGTATCCAGTGGTGTCTCAGATGGAGGATTTGCTGATGAGGACAGTGACAGGGTGAGGACAAGCAGTGGCAGGTTTGGCAGCTTGGAGTTGCACAAGTGCAAGCGGCCTATGTCGGAGGCATCGGTTGATCCGGCGATCGATCTCTCGGCTGCGAAAGGGATCGGTCTTCTGAAGCAGAGATCAAAGCTCAGGAAGTCAAGATTCAGGTGCAACAGCAAAGATCATGTTAATGGCAATGTGGTATGCATCAATGGCATTTCAGGCATTGGCAAGACGGAGATGGCATTGGAGTTTGCATACCGGTACTCACAGCGGTACAAGATGGTGCTGTGGATTGGAGGCGAGGCGAGGTACCTGAGGCAGAACATACTGAATTTATCAGGGTATTTGGGGCTGGATATCAGCGCCGAGGCTGAGAGGGAGCACGGCAGGATCAGGAGCTTTGAGGAGCAAGAGCTGGATGCTTTTCAAAGGGTGAAGAGAGAGCTTTTCAGGGACGTGCCCTACTTGCTCATAATCGATAACCTCGAGAGCGAGAGGGATTGGTGGGAAGGGAAGGACCTGCAAGATTTCATACCTAGAAACACTGGAGCAAGCCATGTCATCGTGACAACACGGCTGCCGCATTGCATGAACCTTGAGCCAATTCATCTTCCGCAGCTCTCGTTTCATGATGCTATGGTCCTGATaaaggggaaaaagaagaaggatTACCCTCCCGAGGAACTGGAAGTTCTGAAGAAATTCGACGAGCAGCTGGGGCGAGTGAGCTTCGGGCTGTGGCTTGTTGGTTCGCTGCTGTCCGAGCTGATGATCGACCCTGGTATTCTGTTTGAGGCTGTCGAGCGGGTGTCGCTAAATGAGAACATGATTGTGCTCTGTACTGGTGATGACAACTTATGGCAGAACAATTTGTTTCTGATCAAGGTGTTGGTCTTCTGCTTTGCATTGATGGACCAGGTGAAAGGAGGCAGCCTTGCCTTGAGGATGATCACAGTAGGTTCTTGGCTAGCTCCATCGCCCATGTCGTCAACCCTACTGGCTGCCATGGCCAGCAAGCTGCCAACAAAAGCCAATAGCATTCAGTTGTTGAGTGAATCACTCAAAGCAGCACTCTTGTGCGGCACAAACTGCTTTCTACAGCCGCAGGCAAGGAAAGCTGAGGTGGAGTCGGCACACTTGCTAGTAAAACTTGGCTTGGCGCGAAAAACAACTCAGCGTCCAGGTTGCTGGATTCAGTTTCACCCGATCGTGCAGCTGTTCGGCAAGATCAGCGGCAGTTTGGCACCGGCATCCGCAGCAGTATCTGGTGTCATAAGGACTGGCAACATGTCTATATACTCAGACCACATGTGGGCTAGTGCATTCCTTCTGTTTGGCTTCAAATCAGAGCCTCCTGTGGTGCAACTCAAGCCGGTCGACCTGGTGCTCTTCATCAAGAAGATAGCGCTGCCCCTGGCGATCCAAGCGTTCATGGCATTCTCGCGCTGCGGCTCGGCCTTGGAGCTGCTCAAGGTGTGCACCAACGTCCTCGAGGACGCGGAGAAGTCGGTCGCATCACGGATACAGGACCTGAAGCAGGGATCGCTGTGCTGGAAGAAGAAGCTGCGGGCGGACAACCATGTCGACGAGTTCGTCTGGCACGAGATGGCGCTGCTGAAGGCAACGCTGCTCGAGACGAGGGCGAAGCTGCTGGTGCGAGGCGGGTTGTTTGACAGCGCGGAGGAGCTGTGCAGGACCTGCGTCAGCATCAGGACGGTCATGCTTGGCCACGACCATGCCCAGACATTGGCGGCTCAGGAGACGCTGGCGAAGGTGGTTAGGTACCGGAGTAAAATCTGA
- the LOC123107220 gene encoding uncharacterized protein, protein MTGEEVMAISNYERHDSVFTQLGSSSKGKQVAENGGSETSRPKAGTRFTISPSGIYLSSISSEEQAAKYELKNVGQRKRQHCTNVYSQLSHDQEETHVQEICGPNKRKRSEKESCSTARDPGRNTNNLHEDIIYVPQDYFPVVHDYLANTKDNIECDEVDDESLMYNGPGLDFESYQEPKHVTKCIQADPYDRIYHNVPSGHHFLERVPNCRHCNAKRFQYETPTFCCMNGKVKIVTPVVPDDLRQLYTSQDPNAKYFQDHIRYFNSHFSFTSLGVILDQRFCNRRSAVYTFRAQGQIYHRIDQLVPKEDGPKHLQLYFYDTDADLQQRFLHSPNLNQILIRKLVNILPVVRHGTRAQITDATLKKSYLWPDIRHIKLWRNMRALFDPWFSDFLLRIGNGTEESIGQEYVRLPEEIVIGYTYEKASAGKLIDDIFPLMDKNGNSPSYISARAILSTKNEYVDELNEMLIERFPGEEKVYYSFDSVVDDPHNHYQPEFLNSLTPNGLPPHILRLKINCPVILIRNLDPSNGLCNGTRLIIKAFQDNAIDAEIIGGQYAGK, encoded by the exons ATGACAG GAGAGGAAGTCATGGCCATTTCAAACTATGAGAGGCACGATTCAGTTTTTACTCAGCTAGGGTCTTCATCAAAAGGCAAGCAAG TGGCAGAAAATGGTGGTTCTGAGACAAGCCGTCCAAAAGCTGGAACTCGGTTCACTATCAGTCCATCTGGCATATATTTATCATCAATATCCTCGGAAGAACAAGCTGCAAAATATGAATTGAAAAATGTAGGTCAGCGTAAGCGGCAACATTGCACCAATGTGTACTCACAACTGTCACATGACCAGGAAGAAACACACGTACAAGAGATTTGTGGCCCTAATAAAAGAAAGAGGTCAGAAAAAGAAAGTTGTAGTACCGCACGGGATCCTGGTAGAAATACCAACAACTTGCATGAAGACATCATTTATGTGCCCCAGGATTATTTTCCTGTCGTTCATG ATTATCTGGCAAATACCAAAGACAACATTGAGTGCGATGAAGTGGACGATGAAAGTCTTATGTATAATGGACCAG GTCTTGACTTTGAATCATATCAAGAACCAAAGCATGTTACAAAATGTATACAAGCAGACCCATATGATCGTATATATCATAATGTGCCCAGtggtcatcattttctagagcGAGTGCCCAACTGTAGACATTGTAATGCGAAAAGGTTCCAATATGAGACACCAACTTTTTGTTGCATGAATGGAAAGGTGAAGATAGTAACCCCAGTGGTTCCTGACGATTTGCGTCAGCTCTACACGAGTCAGGATCCAAATGCAAAATACTTCCAAGATCATATACGGTACTTCAATTCTCATTTCTCTTTTACCTCTCTTGGTGTCATCTTGGACCAAAGGTTCTGCAATAGGAGGTCTGCAGTTTACACCTTTCGTGCACAGGGCCAAATTTATCACCGTATTGACCAGTTGGTTCCAAAAGAAGATGGCCCCAAGCATTTACAGTTATACTTCTATGACACGGATGCAGATTTGCAACAAAGATTTCTTCACTCGCCTAACTTAAACCAAATTCTCATCCGGAAGTTAGTAAATATACTTCCGGTGGTGAGGCATGGCACTAGAGCACAAATTACAGATGCTACACTAAAAAAGTCTTATCTTTGGCCAGACATAAGACATATCAAACTATGGCGCAATATGAGGGCATTGTTTGATCCATGGTTCTCTGATTTTCTCCTTAGAATTGGTAATGGTACAGAGGAATCAATTGGTCAAGAATACGTGCGCCTGCCTGAAGAAATTGTTATAGGTTACACATATGAAAAGGCCTCTGCTGGTAAGTTAATTGATGATATCTTCCCTTTAATGGACAAAAATGGAAACTCGCCATCTTATATTAGTGCACGTGCCATTCTTTCCACAAAGAATGAATATGTGGATGAGTTAAATGAAATGCTTATTGAGCGATTTCCTGGAGAAGAAAAGGTCTATTACAGTTTTGACTCGGTGGTTGATGATCCACATAATCACTATCAACCTGAGTTCCTAAATTCACTCACACCTAATGGCCTACCTCCGCATATTCTCAGATTGAAGATCAACTGCCCTGTTATTTTGATTCGCAATCTTGATCCTTCTAATGGTTTATGCAATGGTACAAGGCTTATTATTAAGGCATTTCAAGATAATGCTATTGATGCAGAAATTATTGGCGGACAATATGCTGGGAAGTGA